In Hymenobacter sublimis, a single genomic region encodes these proteins:
- a CDS encoding glycosyltransferase: protein MPPLVEIVTAGALWGSLLLVAHTYVLFPLLLARLARGRHQNQEVYPPGSPELPRVDVLLAVYNEEQVIEEKIRSTFATTYPLDKLTFYIGSDNSQDQTNALVTKLIAEYPGLQFRPFGQRTGKPGVMEALSAEATAPVLVLTDANVFFTPDTLYHLVKHFRNPHIGQVGGHILNLDHRRDGISGQEKAYLERENQIKYQEGVVWGAMIGAFGGCFAVRRTCYHPAPASFIVDDFFISMAVLQEGYQAINELAAVCHEDVSDKLPEEFRRKARISTGNFQNLVTFRRLLWPPWRGVSFAYWSHKVLRWLTPLLLLVMVLANMVLVARGAGWFYQLLLLGQLGAPLLLLLDGALHRVGVHARLLRFITHFYSMNAALLLGLWRFLTGVKTTVWEPTQRFQHKR, encoded by the coding sequence GTGCCGCCGCTCGTTGAAATAGTAACGGCTGGGGCGCTGTGGGGCAGCCTGCTGCTGGTGGCGCATACCTACGTGCTGTTTCCGCTGCTGCTGGCCCGCCTGGCCCGGGGTCGCCACCAAAACCAGGAGGTGTACCCGCCCGGTAGCCCCGAACTGCCCCGCGTGGATGTGCTGCTGGCCGTGTACAACGAAGAGCAGGTAATAGAGGAGAAAATCCGCTCCACGTTTGCTACCACCTACCCGCTCGATAAGCTCACCTTCTATATCGGCTCCGACAACTCCCAGGATCAGACCAATGCGCTGGTAACGAAGCTAATAGCTGAGTATCCGGGCCTGCAGTTTCGGCCATTCGGTCAACGCACCGGCAAGCCCGGCGTGATGGAAGCCCTGTCGGCCGAAGCTACCGCGCCGGTGCTGGTGCTCACCGATGCCAACGTGTTTTTTACCCCGGACACGCTTTATCACCTGGTCAAGCACTTTCGTAACCCGCACATCGGGCAGGTAGGCGGCCACATCCTCAACCTCGACCACCGCCGCGACGGTATTTCTGGACAGGAAAAGGCTTACCTGGAGCGCGAAAACCAGATTAAGTATCAGGAAGGGGTAGTATGGGGCGCCATGATTGGGGCCTTTGGCGGGTGCTTTGCCGTGCGCCGAACCTGCTACCACCCGGCCCCGGCCTCCTTTATCGTCGATGACTTTTTCATCTCAATGGCCGTGCTCCAGGAGGGTTACCAGGCTATTAACGAGCTGGCGGCCGTTTGCCACGAAGACGTATCGGATAAGCTGCCGGAGGAGTTTCGGCGCAAAGCCCGTATTTCCACCGGCAACTTCCAGAACCTAGTCACGTTCCGCCGCCTGCTCTGGCCGCCTTGGCGCGGCGTGAGTTTCGCTTACTGGTCGCACAAGGTGCTGCGCTGGCTTACGCCGCTGTTGCTGTTGGTTATGGTGCTGGCTAACATGGTGTTGGTGGCCCGCGGGGCTGGGTGGTTTTATCAGCTGCTGCTGCTTGGGCAACTCGGCGCCCCGTTGCTACTGCTGCTGGATGGGGCCTTGCACCGCGTGGGCGTACACGCGCGGCTGCTGCGCTTCATTACTCACTTCTACAGCATGAATGCTGCCCTACTGCTCGGGCTTTGGCGCTTCCTGACGGGGGTGAAAACGACTGTCTGGGAGCCTACCCAACGGTTTCAGCACAAGCGGTGA
- the proC gene encoding pyrroline-5-carboxylate reductase, which yields MRIAILGCGNMGMAFAKSFLHYNLVARADLLLLGRHQEHCQRLLAAHPGLPTSELTATVGTYDVVLVAVKPQDFGKVAEGLRQVLRPEQVVVSIMAGIPIARLQRELVHQQVLRAMPNTPALLGMGITGFSAAAEVERSRLHQVENLLNATGRSIFLEDESLLDAVTAVSGSGPAYFYYIVQAMMRAGQELGFSESVAGLLVKQTMLGAYHLLNTSDKTPDELITAVASKGGTTEAALREFRAGGLAETLAAGIKAAQHRATELAKE from the coding sequence CTGCGGATTGCTATTTTGGGCTGCGGCAACATGGGCATGGCCTTCGCCAAATCCTTTTTACACTATAACCTCGTAGCCCGCGCTGACCTGTTGCTGCTGGGTCGCCACCAGGAGCACTGCCAGCGCCTGCTGGCCGCCCACCCCGGTCTGCCAACCAGCGAGCTAACCGCAACGGTGGGCACCTACGACGTGGTGCTGGTCGCCGTGAAGCCCCAGGATTTTGGCAAGGTTGCCGAAGGATTGCGCCAGGTGCTGCGGCCCGAGCAAGTGGTCGTGTCCATTATGGCCGGCATCCCAATTGCGCGTCTGCAGCGGGAACTGGTCCACCAGCAGGTGCTGCGGGCCATGCCCAACACGCCGGCGCTGCTGGGCATGGGCATCACGGGGTTTTCGGCGGCCGCGGAGGTAGAGCGCAGCCGCCTGCACCAGGTAGAGAACCTGCTCAATGCCACCGGGCGCTCCATTTTCTTGGAAGATGAAAGCCTGCTGGATGCCGTGACGGCCGTGAGTGGGAGCGGGCCGGCCTACTTTTACTACATCGTGCAGGCCATGATGCGGGCGGGGCAGGAGCTAGGTTTCTCGGAATCAGTGGCCGGGCTGCTGGTTAAGCAAACCATGCTCGGGGCCTACCACCTGCTCAACACCTCCGACAAAACCCCCGACGAGCTGATTACCGCCGTGGCCTCTAAAGGCGGTACTACCGAGGCGGCCCTGCGCGAGTTCCGCGCCGGCGGCCTCGCCGAAACCCTCGCCGCCGGCATCAAAGCCGCCCAACACCGCGCCACCGAGCTGGCAAAGGAGTAG
- a CDS encoding bifunctional 3,4-dihydroxy-2-butanone-4-phosphate synthase/GTP cyclohydrolase II gives MLDSIEDAIADIRAGKVVVVVDDEDRENEGDFICAARCATPEVINFMATHGRGLVCAPLIEQRCEELGLELMVGRNTALHATPFTVSIDLLKNGVTTGISASDRSKTILALIDPDTKPEELGKPGHIFPLKARKDGVLRRAGHTEAAIDLARLAGFEPAGVLVEILKEDGEMARLPELREIANKWNLKLISVQDLIKYRLEKESLIVREISVKLPTDYGDFDLIAYTQRSTNAQHLALVKGDISGPEPVLVRVHSSCVTGDIFGSCRCDCGPQLHRAMQQIEREGRGVVVYMNQEGRGIGLLNKLRAYKLQEQGRDTVEANVELGFGMDERDYGVGAALLRDLGISKMRLLSNNPRKRTGLMGYGLEIVESVAIEVEPNEHNERYLTTKRDKLGHTILRKDRTPHPDVDAALTEL, from the coding sequence ATGTTGGATTCAATTGAAGACGCCATTGCTGATATCCGCGCCGGAAAGGTAGTGGTGGTCGTGGACGACGAAGACCGTGAAAACGAAGGCGACTTTATCTGCGCCGCCCGTTGTGCCACCCCCGAAGTAATCAATTTCATGGCTACCCACGGCCGCGGCCTGGTGTGTGCCCCGCTCATTGAGCAGCGCTGCGAAGAGTTGGGCCTGGAGCTAATGGTGGGCCGCAACACGGCCTTGCACGCTACCCCCTTCACCGTCAGCATTGATTTGCTGAAGAACGGTGTGACCACCGGCATTTCCGCCTCCGACCGTTCCAAGACCATTCTCGCTCTCATCGACCCTGATACCAAGCCCGAGGAATTGGGCAAGCCGGGCCACATTTTCCCGCTCAAAGCCCGCAAGGATGGCGTATTGCGCCGCGCTGGCCACACCGAAGCCGCCATTGACCTAGCTCGCCTGGCAGGTTTCGAGCCGGCTGGGGTGCTGGTTGAGATTCTGAAGGAAGACGGCGAAATGGCTCGCCTGCCCGAGCTGCGCGAAATTGCCAATAAGTGGAACCTGAAGCTGATTTCGGTTCAGGACCTGATTAAGTACCGCCTCGAAAAGGAAAGCCTGATTGTGCGGGAAATTTCCGTGAAGCTGCCCACCGACTACGGCGACTTTGACCTGATTGCCTACACCCAGCGCAGCACCAATGCCCAGCACCTGGCCCTGGTGAAAGGCGACATTTCGGGCCCCGAGCCGGTGCTGGTGCGCGTGCACAGCTCCTGCGTTACCGGCGACATCTTCGGCTCCTGCCGCTGCGACTGTGGCCCCCAGCTGCACCGCGCTATGCAACAGATTGAGCGCGAGGGCCGCGGCGTGGTCGTGTACATGAACCAGGAAGGCCGCGGTATTGGCCTCTTGAACAAGCTGCGCGCCTATAAGCTCCAGGAGCAGGGCCGTGACACCGTAGAAGCCAACGTAGAGCTGGGCTTCGGTATGGATGAGCGCGACTATGGGGTAGGGGCGGCATTGCTGCGCGACCTGGGCATCAGCAAGATGCGCCTGCTCTCCAACAATCCCCGCAAGCGCACCGGCCTGATGGGTTACGGCCTCGAAATCGTGGAATCGGTAGCCATTGAAGTGGAGCCCAATGAACACAACGAGCGCTACCTCACTACCAAGCGCGACAAGCTGGGCCACACCATCCTACGCAAGGACCGCACCCCCCACCCAGATGTTGACGCGGCCCTGACGGAGCTGTAG
- a CDS encoding M14 family metallopeptidase — protein sequence MLALLLSSFLLTSPASPPTDWRTPFEKGNGNTTTTHAECISYYQQLDAAYPEIQLREAGTTDSGRPLHEVVVSLDGDFEPASVRAKGRRVVFIQNGIHPGEPEGIDASMMLARDYVQKKELRRQLADVVLVFIPIYNVDGALNRNSTTRTNQNGPESYGFRGNARNLDLNRDYIKQDSRNARAFAQLFQRWQPDIYVDTHTSNGADYQYTMTLIATQKDKLHPALSQYLQQRLLPALYGGMDKKKWYLTPYVDFEGRTPDARGLVGFLETPRYSTGYTTLFNTIGFVTETHMLKAYTPRVKATYDFLDLLIKTVHQDGAAIAQARAAAAEQTRTQQQFALGWRLDTTQAERFTFRGFEGKTKPSEVSGLPRLTYDRKAPYTKSIPYYNTFQPTLTVQRPTAYVIPQAWGEVVDRLRLSGVQLRPLTSDTTITGEVYYIQDYKTGPRPYEGHYLHSQVQVRPVRQARPFLRGDYVVSLNQPAARYLIETLEPHATDSFFAWGFFDSILQQKEHFSDYVFEDVAADLLRRQPELRAQLEAKKKAEPAFAASAAAQLDWVYRQSDHYEASHLRYPVMRVL from the coding sequence ATGCTTGCACTGCTGCTCTCCTCCTTTCTACTGACATCCCCGGCCTCCCCTCCAACCGACTGGCGCACGCCCTTCGAGAAGGGCAACGGCAACACTACCACAACCCACGCTGAGTGCATCAGCTACTACCAGCAGCTGGATGCTGCCTACCCCGAAATTCAGCTGCGCGAGGCCGGTACCACCGACAGCGGCCGGCCCTTGCACGAGGTAGTAGTGTCGCTGGATGGGGACTTCGAGCCGGCTTCCGTGCGGGCCAAAGGGCGGCGCGTCGTGTTCATTCAGAACGGCATCCACCCCGGCGAACCGGAGGGCATTGACGCCAGCATGATGCTGGCCCGTGACTACGTGCAGAAAAAGGAGTTGCGCCGACAGTTGGCCGATGTGGTGCTGGTTTTCATTCCTATTTATAACGTGGACGGGGCCCTCAACCGCAACTCCACTACCCGCACCAACCAGAACGGTCCCGAGAGCTACGGCTTCCGCGGCAACGCCCGCAACCTCGACCTGAACCGGGACTACATCAAGCAGGATTCGCGCAATGCCCGCGCTTTCGCCCAGCTGTTTCAGCGTTGGCAGCCGGATATCTACGTGGACACCCACACCTCCAACGGGGCTGATTATCAGTATACCATGACGCTGATTGCCACCCAGAAGGACAAATTGCACCCGGCCCTGAGCCAGTATCTGCAGCAGCGGCTGCTGCCGGCCCTGTACGGCGGCATGGATAAGAAAAAGTGGTACTTAACACCCTACGTCGACTTTGAGGGCCGCACGCCCGATGCCCGCGGTTTGGTGGGCTTTCTGGAAACGCCGCGCTACTCCACTGGCTACACTACCCTATTCAACACCATCGGGTTCGTGACAGAAACCCACATGCTCAAGGCCTATACCCCGCGCGTAAAGGCTACCTATGACTTCCTGGATTTGCTGATTAAAACCGTGCACCAGGACGGAGCCGCCATTGCCCAGGCCCGGGCCGCGGCCGCCGAGCAAACCCGCACCCAGCAGCAGTTCGCCCTGGGCTGGCGCCTGGACACTACCCAGGCCGAGCGCTTTACCTTCCGGGGTTTCGAGGGCAAAACCAAGCCCAGCGAAGTCAGTGGCCTGCCCCGCCTCACCTACGACCGGAAGGCGCCCTACACGAAATCCATTCCCTACTACAACACCTTCCAGCCCACCCTAACGGTGCAGCGCCCTACCGCCTACGTCATTCCGCAGGCCTGGGGCGAGGTAGTGGACCGCCTGCGCCTGTCCGGTGTGCAGCTCCGGCCGCTGACTTCTGATACCACCATCACGGGCGAAGTGTACTATATCCAGGACTATAAAACCGGCCCCCGCCCCTACGAGGGCCACTACCTGCACAGCCAGGTGCAGGTGCGCCCGGTGCGCCAGGCCCGCCCCTTTCTGCGCGGCGACTACGTGGTGAGCCTCAACCAGCCCGCCGCCCGCTACCTCATCGAAACCCTGGAGCCCCACGCCACCGATTCCTTCTTCGCCTGGGGCTTCTTCGATAGTATTCTGCAGCAGAAGGAGCACTTCTCCGACTATGTGTTTGAAGACGTAGCCGCCGACCTGCTGCGCCGCCAGCCCGAGCTACGCGCCCAACTGGAAGCCAAGAAGAAAGCCGAGCCAGCCTTTGCCGCCAGCGCCGCCGCCCAACTCGATTGGGTCTACCGCCAATCGGACCACTACGAGGCTTCCCACCTGCGCTACCCCGTTATGCGGGTGCTATAA
- a CDS encoding DoxX family protein: MALFANRYRTHDLGLLLLRVGIGVMFTIHGYPKLTGGPEAWTQVGGAMKLIGINFAPAFWGFLAAAAEAVGGQLIAIGLFFRVACALLLGTMIMATIMHLSSGHDFNTYSHALESAFLFLGLAFAGPGKYSVDQLLFPAPRRLY; encoded by the coding sequence ATGGCCCTGTTTGCAAACCGTTACCGCACCCACGACTTAGGCCTGCTGCTGTTGCGCGTGGGCATTGGCGTAATGTTTACCATACACGGCTACCCCAAGCTCACGGGCGGCCCCGAAGCCTGGACGCAGGTAGGCGGAGCCATGAAGCTGATCGGAATAAACTTTGCCCCGGCCTTCTGGGGCTTTCTGGCCGCCGCCGCCGAAGCGGTGGGTGGGCAGTTGATTGCCATTGGGCTGTTTTTTCGCGTGGCGTGCGCCCTGCTGTTGGGCACCATGATAATGGCCACCATCATGCACCTGAGCAGTGGCCACGACTTCAATACCTACTCGCACGCCCTGGAATCGGCATTCCTGTTCCTGGGGCTGGCCTTTGCCGGTCCGGGCAAGTACAGCGTTGACCAGCTGCTGTTTCCGGCCCCCCGCCGGTTGTATTAG
- the surE gene encoding 5'/3'-nucleotidase SurE, with protein MSAATRPPLILISNDDGITAPGIATLVRVMRRIGEVVVVAPNSPQSGMGHAITIGSSLRLDPSTIFEGVEAYECSGTPADCVKLAKHHVLKDRRPDLVVSGINHGSNSSVNVLYSGTMSAAIEAAIEGLPAIGFSLCDYGHGADFSHVEEWVEHLCRQALTHGIPQGTALNINIPKNSAEPIAGARLCRQARAKWQEEFDLRYDPYKRPYYWLLGNFVNEDQGQDTDEYALAHNYISIVPCQFDLTALYALREMNTSWQLSATPQGVTAQAPHLGSAQPAPGESAEGLG; from the coding sequence GTGTCTGCTGCAACCCGCCCACCGCTTATTCTAATTTCTAACGACGACGGTATTACGGCTCCTGGCATTGCCACGCTGGTGCGCGTCATGCGCCGCATTGGCGAGGTGGTGGTGGTAGCACCTAACTCGCCCCAGTCAGGCATGGGGCACGCCATTACCATCGGCAGCTCCCTGCGCCTCGACCCAAGCACTATTTTCGAAGGGGTAGAGGCCTATGAGTGCAGCGGCACGCCCGCCGACTGCGTGAAGCTGGCCAAGCACCATGTGCTCAAGGACCGCCGCCCCGATCTGGTGGTGTCGGGCATCAACCACGGTTCCAACTCCTCCGTGAACGTGCTGTATTCCGGCACCATGTCGGCAGCCATTGAAGCGGCCATTGAGGGGCTGCCTGCCATCGGCTTTTCCCTGTGCGACTACGGGCACGGGGCCGATTTCTCGCACGTGGAGGAGTGGGTAGAGCACCTGTGCCGGCAGGCCCTAACGCACGGCATCCCCCAAGGAACGGCCCTGAACATCAACATTCCCAAGAACTCGGCCGAACCCATTGCGGGGGCGCGTTTGTGCCGCCAGGCCCGGGCCAAGTGGCAGGAAGAGTTCGATTTGCGCTACGACCCCTACAAACGGCCCTATTACTGGTTGCTGGGTAATTTCGTGAACGAGGACCAGGGGCAGGACACCGACGAGTACGCCCTAGCCCATAACTACATTTCCATCGTGCCCTGTCAGTTCGACCTCACGGCCCTCTATGCCCTGCGCGAAATGAATACGTCCTGGCAGCTCAGTGCCACTCCGCAAGGCGTTACAGCCCAGGCCCCGCACCTAGGTAGTGCCCAACCGGCGCCGGGCGAATCGGCGGAAGGACTAGGGTAG
- a CDS encoding TIGR04283 family arsenosugar biosynthesis glycosyltransferase — MNAPLDSVSIIIPAYNEAAGLGHLLNYLRAEADPATELLVVDAASPDGTAAVAQAAGARVVQCPTRGRAAQLNYGATHAQGHLLYFLHADTYPPPGFLASIRAAVAGGAGSGCFRLRFDYSHWFLRLNAWFTRFDVDLIRFGDQSLFVTRSVFERAGGYREQLLVMEDQEIIGRLRQQAPFRVLSQAVVTSARKYRENGVFRLQAIFTLIATLHWLGVSQPTLVNLYRRLIRW, encoded by the coding sequence TTGAACGCACCCCTTGACTCGGTTAGCATTATCATTCCGGCCTATAACGAAGCCGCGGGCCTGGGTCACCTGCTGAACTACCTGCGCGCCGAGGCTGACCCCGCAACCGAGTTGCTGGTGGTAGATGCAGCCAGTCCCGACGGTACCGCGGCCGTGGCGCAGGCCGCCGGCGCCCGCGTGGTGCAGTGCCCCACGCGCGGGCGGGCGGCGCAGCTCAACTACGGGGCCACCCACGCCCAGGGCCACCTTCTCTATTTTCTGCACGCCGATACCTACCCGCCCCCGGGCTTCCTCGCCTCCATTCGGGCGGCAGTGGCCGGGGGCGCGGGCAGCGGCTGCTTCCGCCTCCGGTTCGACTATTCCCACTGGTTTTTGCGCCTGAATGCCTGGTTTACGCGCTTCGACGTGGACCTCATTCGTTTCGGCGACCAGAGCCTCTTCGTGACGCGCTCCGTGTTCGAGCGGGCCGGTGGCTACCGCGAGCAACTCCTCGTCATGGAAGATCAGGAAATCATTGGTCGCCTCCGCCAGCAAGCCCCATTCCGGGTGTTATCACAAGCCGTGGTTACTTCCGCCCGCAAGTACCGGGAGAACGGGGTCTTCCGGCTCCAAGCCATTTTCACCCTCATTGCCACTCTGCACTGGCTGGGTGTTTCCCAGCCTACCCTAGTCAACCTATACCGACGTCTTATCAGATGGTGA
- a CDS encoding DUF1028 domain-containing protein → MKRLAFLLPLVLTLLTRPAAAQVYTASDPLAHTYSIVARDPQTGDLAVAVQSHWFSVGTSVSWAEAGVGAVATQSFTNKSFGPRGLALLKSGKSAQQALDELLRTDEGRDVRQVAIIDNQGRVATHTGSKCIDMAGHQQGPQFSVQANMMLNNTVPAAMAKAYEQNIKLPFAERVVAALEAAQAAGGDIRGRQSAALLVVRAKPGAGVWEDRAIDLRVDDAAEPLQELARLLRLHRAYEHMNAGDLAVEKNDVPGAIREYEAAEKLFPQNLEMKYWHAISLANKQQVPQAIKLLGPIFRQDANWRTLTQRLLKVGLLTVSDAELKQILAAK, encoded by the coding sequence ATGAAACGACTCGCCTTTCTTCTTCCCCTGGTCCTGACGCTGCTGACCCGCCCCGCAGCCGCGCAGGTGTACACCGCTTCCGATCCGCTGGCCCATACCTACAGCATTGTGGCCCGCGACCCGCAAACGGGTGACCTAGCCGTAGCCGTACAAAGCCACTGGTTTTCAGTAGGCACTAGCGTTAGTTGGGCCGAAGCTGGGGTAGGGGCTGTGGCCACCCAGTCCTTCACCAACAAATCCTTCGGCCCCCGGGGGCTTGCCCTACTGAAAAGCGGCAAATCGGCCCAGCAGGCCCTAGACGAGCTGCTGCGCACCGATGAAGGCCGCGACGTGCGGCAGGTGGCCATCATCGACAACCAGGGTCGCGTGGCTACTCACACCGGCAGTAAGTGCATTGATATGGCCGGCCACCAGCAAGGCCCGCAATTTTCGGTTCAGGCCAACATGATGCTCAATAACACCGTGCCCGCCGCCATGGCCAAGGCCTACGAGCAGAATATCAAGCTGCCCTTCGCTGAGCGGGTAGTAGCAGCGCTGGAAGCCGCTCAGGCCGCTGGCGGCGACATTCGGGGGCGGCAGTCGGCGGCGCTGCTAGTGGTGCGGGCGAAACCGGGCGCGGGCGTCTGGGAAGACCGCGCCATTGACTTGCGCGTAGATGATGCCGCCGAGCCCCTCCAGGAGCTGGCCCGCCTATTGCGCCTGCACCGCGCTTACGAGCACATGAACGCCGGCGACTTGGCCGTGGAAAAGAACGACGTACCCGGCGCCATCCGGGAGTACGAGGCCGCGGAAAAGCTCTTTCCTCAAAACCTGGAAATGAAGTACTGGCACGCCATCAGCCTGGCTAACAAGCAGCAGGTGCCCCAGGCCATCAAGCTGCTGGGGCCTATCTTCCGGCAAGATGCCAACTGGCGTACGCTCACTCAACGCCTGCTCAAAGTCGGCCTGCTTACCGTCAGCGATGCGGAGCTCAAGCAGATTCTAGCGGCTAAGTAA
- a CDS encoding histidine phosphatase family protein, translating to MLFSSLLFLRLWRWLLPVCVVLLAGACASVEPRKASQPAFTTVYVVRHAEKDPTPGLPDPSLTAAGKQRAQTLVDTLRKATITAVFSTATTRTRSTAEPLATARQLPVQPYDARQLAALAARIRREYKGQTVLVVGHSNTILETVEALGAPRPVPAVQDSEYDYLLQVRIPQDSTQAASAVARRYGVR from the coding sequence ATGCTGTTTTCATCTTTGCTTTTCCTGCGGTTGTGGCGGTGGCTGCTGCCGGTATGCGTAGTGCTGCTGGCTGGTGCCTGCGCTTCCGTGGAACCCCGGAAGGCCAGCCAGCCCGCTTTCACTACGGTGTACGTGGTGCGCCACGCTGAAAAAGACCCGACCCCCGGGCTGCCCGACCCCTCGCTCACGGCTGCTGGCAAGCAACGCGCCCAAACCCTAGTGGATACGCTACGCAAGGCCACAATAACGGCCGTTTTCTCAACCGCTACCACGCGTACCCGCAGTACGGCCGAGCCCCTGGCCACCGCCCGCCAGCTACCAGTGCAGCCCTACGATGCCCGGCAGCTAGCGGCCCTAGCTGCCCGCATCCGACGGGAGTACAAGGGTCAAACGGTACTGGTAGTGGGTCATTCTAACACTATTCTGGAAACCGTAGAAGCGCTGGGTGCCCCGCGTCCGGTGCCGGCCGTGCAGGACAGTGAGTATGATTACCTGCTGCAAGTGCGGATTCCGCAGGATTCTACCCAAGCTGCTTCGGCCGTGGCCCGCCGCTACGGAGTACGGTAG